The proteins below are encoded in one region of Persephonella sp.:
- the fabF gene encoding beta-ketoacyl-ACP synthase II, with protein MRRVVVTGIGAITPVGHNVQETWENLINGVSGIDVIKRFDPYSYNLPVVIAGEVKDFDPKKYLNPKDAKRMSDFVKFAMVAAKEAIADSGLEVDKIDPTRAGVIVGTGIGGLRDIEEQQTLLLEKGARRVSPFFIPSGISNMASGYISIEFGFKGPNSCVVTACATGTHSIGDAFKIIQRGDADIMIAGGTESAITPLGIAGFANMKALSTRNDEPQKASRPFDAERDGFVMGEGAGILVLEELEHALKRGAKIYAEIVGYGMTGDAHHITAPCSDADGAVRVMEMALNDARLNPDEIDYINAHGTSTPLNDKVETLGIKKVFGDHAYKVKISSIKSMIGHLLGAAGAVEAVATVKTIETGIIPPTINYEHPDPDCDLDYTPNEAVEKQVKAAISNSFGFGGTNACLAFKAYEH; from the coding sequence ATGAGAAGGGTCGTCGTTACCGGTATCGGAGCTATAACACCTGTAGGACATAATGTCCAAGAAACATGGGAAAATCTTATTAACGGAGTAAGCGGTATAGACGTTATTAAACGTTTTGACCCTTACTCCTATAATTTACCTGTCGTTATTGCAGGTGAGGTAAAAGATTTTGACCCTAAAAAGTATTTAAATCCTAAAGATGCCAAAAGGATGAGTGATTTTGTTAAGTTTGCTATGGTTGCTGCAAAAGAAGCTATAGCAGATTCAGGACTTGAAGTTGACAAAATAGATCCAACAAGGGCAGGTGTTATAGTTGGAACAGGTATCGGCGGCCTGAGGGATATTGAAGAACAACAAACTTTATTATTAGAAAAAGGTGCCAGAAGGGTTTCTCCTTTCTTTATCCCTTCTGGTATTTCCAATATGGCTTCTGGGTATATCTCCATAGAATTTGGCTTTAAAGGTCCTAACTCCTGTGTGGTTACAGCTTGTGCAACAGGAACCCACTCAATAGGAGATGCGTTCAAAATTATACAGCGTGGTGATGCAGATATTATGATTGCAGGTGGAACAGAGTCTGCAATAACACCACTGGGAATAGCCGGCTTTGCAAATATGAAAGCCCTTTCTACAAGAAATGATGAGCCACAAAAAGCATCAAGACCTTTTGATGCAGAAAGAGATGGCTTTGTTATGGGAGAAGGAGCAGGAATACTTGTTCTGGAAGAGCTTGAACATGCCCTTAAAAGAGGCGCCAAGATCTATGCAGAAATAGTTGGATACGGTATGACAGGGGATGCACACCATATAACAGCCCCATGTTCAGATGCTGATGGAGCTGTCAGAGTTATGGAAATGGCATTAAATGATGCCAGACTAAACCCGGATGAAATTGATTATATAAATGCACACGGAACATCAACACCTCTCAATGACAAAGTTGAAACCCTTGGGATTAAAAAAGTATTTGGAGACCATGCTTACAAAGTAAAAATTAGTTCTATAAAATCAATGATAGGTCACCTTCTTGGAGCTGCAGGAGCAGTTGAAGCAGTTGCAACAGTAAAAACTATTGAAACAGGAATAATCCCACCAACAATAAACTACGAACACCCAGACCCGGACTGTGACCTTGATTATACACCAAACGAAGCAGTTGAAAAGCAAGTAAAAGCTGCTATATCAAATTCTTTTGGATTTGGAGGCACAAACGCCTGTTTAGCATTTAAAGCTTATGAGCATTAA
- the acpP gene encoding acyl carrier protein, protein MEERIKEIIADQLGIDVDQIKPESKFVDDLGADSLDVVELIMAFEEEFDVEIPDEDAEKIQTVGDVINYIKEKKGA, encoded by the coding sequence ATGGAAGAAAGAATTAAAGAAATCATTGCAGACCAGCTGGGAATTGACGTTGACCAGATAAAACCTGAGTCAAAATTTGTTGATGACCTTGGCGCTGATTCCCTTGACGTTGTTGAGCTTATTATGGCATTTGAAGAAGAATTTGATGTTGAAATCCCAGACGAAGATGCAGAAAAAATACAAACTGTTGGTGATGTAATCAACTACATCAAAGAGAAAAAAGGAGCGTAA
- the rnc gene encoding ribonuclease III encodes MSIKLEKEFIDRVKKLEKILGYTFKDKSLPLTALTHRSYAVEYHREIPDYEVLEFLGDAVLALIVSEILMKTFPKAREGELSQIRSAVISEAYLSKLARILGLGELVLLSKGEIAQKGMERESLLCDVFESVFGAIYVDADYKIDIPREIFNKFFKEKLIQDIKSGNIPRDYKSLLQILTQKIFGKPPRYKTISAVGPEHDKIFTVECRIEELKTTGKGKSKKEAETMAAKEAYLKLSKEEKKNSKTS; translated from the coding sequence ATGAGCATTAAACTTGAAAAAGAGTTTATAGATAGAGTTAAAAAATTAGAAAAAATATTAGGTTACACATTTAAAGATAAATCTCTGCCTTTAACAGCTCTTACCCATCGCTCATATGCAGTTGAGTATCATCGTGAAATTCCAGATTACGAAGTTCTTGAGTTTTTGGGAGATGCTGTTCTCGCATTAATCGTCAGTGAAATACTAATGAAAACTTTCCCCAAAGCACGGGAAGGAGAGTTATCACAAATCAGGTCTGCTGTAATTAGCGAGGCGTATTTATCAAAACTTGCCCGCATTTTAGGTCTTGGAGAATTGGTTCTTCTCAGTAAAGGAGAAATAGCTCAGAAAGGTATGGAAAGGGAATCCCTTTTGTGTGATGTCTTTGAAAGCGTATTTGGAGCAATATACGTAGACGCCGATTATAAAATTGATATTCCCCGGGAAATATTTAACAAATTCTTTAAAGAAAAACTAATACAGGATATAAAATCCGGAAATATTCCCCGTGATTATAAATCCTTACTTCAAATACTCACCCAGAAAATCTTCGGTAAACCCCCAAGATACAAAACCATCTCAGCTGTAGGCCCGGAACATGACAAAATTTTCACAGTGGAGTGCAGAATAGAAGAACTAAAAACAACAGGAAAAGGAAAATCTAAAAAAGAAGCTGAAACAATGGCAGCCAAAGAAGCCTACCTAAAATTATCAAAGGAAGAAAAAAAGAATTCTAAAACCTCTTAA